TCTTCCAAACCAAGGGTGAGATTTGCCAACAACTATCTGCAAGCGATCGCTTCCCACAACTTCTTTTTCCAGATAGTTTCTCAGGGAGACTTTCACATCACCTGTTACTAACCCGAAATCAAACAGCCCTGTTGCTGTCCCTTCACAGATTTCTTCAGCGTTACCCAACGTACAGTTTATATGAATACCGGGATACTGACGATTGAACTGGCTAATTTTTTCAGGTAACCAGTAGTTACCAATAGTAAGACTTGACCCCAGTTTTAACTCACCCCGTTGCATATTGTTTAATTCTCGCAAGCCCCTTTGAGTTAAAGAAACTTGGTCTAGAATCTTCTGTGCTTCCAGTTGGAGCAGCTTCCCAGCATCAGTGATTTCGATATGACGACCAATTCTATGAAATAATTTGACCCCGTATTCTGTTTCCAGACTCTGAATTGCTGCACTAACAGCAGGTTGAGTAATGTATAGAGATTCTGCTGCACGGGTAAAGTGCATCAGTTCTGCTACGGCAAGAAAAATTCGTAACTGCTCAAACGTCATATAGGCTCTTTCAAGCATTCCTGACCGAGTATTTCACCCCAATAAGCTTACAAAAGTATACTACTACACGGTAATTCAATCAAGTTACTGTAGTAAATATAGTCTATTCTTAAAGACTGCTAAAAAAATTTGTTCATACAACTCCGATTAAATTTATGACAACAGATGCACCAGAAAAACCAGAAAAACCAAAAAGCCCCAGTGCCGATCGAGTTCGAGAACATCTGGCCAACGAGCGCACTTACTTAGCATGGATGAGAAGTGGAATCTCCCTCATGGGTTTTGGTGTTCTCATTGTCCGGATTCGCATACTCCGCCCTCCCCTTGCACCTCAAGGTCCGGGTAATGGCTGGAAGTTAGGGTTAGCCTTTTCACTAGTTGGATTGCTAACGGTCATGCTTTCAACCCAGCACTACCTTGTCGTTCGTCGAGATATTGACGAGGATGCCTATGAACCAGCAGACCGTTGGGTTATTCTTTCTAGCCTTGCTGTGATTCTCTTGGGAATTGGAGTTGTCTATTACGTTTTTACCATTCCTCTTGACTCATTAAATTCCGTAATAGTTGAGTAAAAAACATACCATAAATTACTCCTTTGTCTAAATGTAATACATTGGACCCTGTTGTATGCGAGCTTCCCTTTCCTGGCACAAATCTTGGAGTGTATAGTGGCGTAAAACCTCAATAGCAGCATTATTGGCTCGATCCCAGACTTCATGAACTAAGTTCTTTTCCAAAGTGGGGGGAAGAGAAGATTCTCTCTCCTTCCGCTCACCTTCAACGACAGTCACAATTTCCAATAAGGTAATCTGCCAAGGTTCTCGAACTAAAACGAATCCGCCTCTTGAGCCACGATGGCTTTGTACCAGACCCCCTCGCCGCAAACTGGTGAGAATTTGTTCCAGATAGCGTTCGGGTATGGGTTGTCTGGCGGTAATCTCGCTCATCGTGAGTGGTTGTCTTTTTCCTTTATTGCTTGCTAGTTCTAAAAGAGCTAGCAGTGCATACTCTACTTTGGAAGACAAATCCAAAAGAGTGTAGTTTTGGCTATTCAAGTCCTTAATCAATATACTACTGTTCATTGATGTGCTTATAGTAATTTCATGAGAAATGAGTTCTTATGAGAGAGTTTAATATGGTATAGTGCCAATCCCCACTCAGAAACTCTATATTTTTATCGACTTACCGTAGATTATCTAACAAAATTCCCAAAACGATAAATTTTTCTCAAATTATATTCTTTAAGAAACAAGCTAGACACCCACGGGCAATTGCTCACAACGAGGTAATGAAAATTTTCTTATCCCTACTCTCTACTCCCCACTCCCTACTCCCTATTTTCAAGACAGACACTTACGGGCAAGATGCCCATCCCACAAGATGGCAGGTTATAAAAAATTTGTAATTCTTGAGATTGTAATGATGAATTGGGGACTGAGGTAGTATCATTAACTGCATTCTCAACGATTACACCTTAGACATTTAGTTTAAATCGTGAATTTACGCCGCCTGATTCCATTCTTCGATGACTCCGTGTCCAGTTGGGCGCTTGAGGCACGGTTATTGCGTTGGTTGACATTGATATGGCTGTTTGTGGGATTAATCGTTCTGTTTTCTGCATCATATGCCGTTGCGGACGATCGCCACAATGATGGGCTGTATTACTTCAAGCGTCAAGTCCTGTGGGTGTTTGTAGCATTAATAATATTCAATATTATCGTGAATCTGCCCTTACGCAGGATCGTAAACATATCCCACTGGTTTGTCATATTGCTATTGGGGCTGATTTTCCTCACTTTGATACCGGGATTGGGAAGAAAAGCATTTGATGCATCGCGCTGGATAGCTATAGGATCGATACCAATTCAACCCTCCGAACTCATTAAACCCTTTTTAGTGTTACAAAGTGCGCGACTTTTTGGTCAATGGGAAAGGTTAAGTTGGCGAGTGCGCTTTTTTTGGCTGGGCATTTTTTGTCTGATTATTGTAGGAATTTTAATACAGCCTAACTTAAGTACAGCAGCACTATGCGGGATGACGATTTGGCTGATTGCCCTGGCTGCGGGATTACCCTACAAGTACTTGGGAGGAACAGCAGTTGGGGGAGTACTGTTGGCAGTTCTGAGTATTAGCATTAAAGAATATCAGCGCAAACGAGTACTTTCTTTCCTAAATCCATGGGCAGATCCAACTGGAGATGGCTATCAACTCGTGCAAAGTTTGCTTGCTGTCGGTTCTGGTAGGCAATGGGGATCGGGGTTTGGACTTTCTCAACAAAAGTTATTTTATTTGCCAATTCAAGACACCGATTTTATTTTTGCTGTCTTTGCTGAAGAGTTTGGTTTCGTTGGCAGTATGGTGCTGTTAGTACTGCTCGCTTTATATGCCACTTTAGGATTAATCATAGCTCTTAAGACCAAACATTCAGTTTATCGACTTGTGGCAATCGGGGTAACAGTTTTGATGGTGGGACAATCATTACTTCATGTTGGTGTAACCACTGGTGCTTTGCCAACAACTGGATTACCGTTACCCATGTTTAGTTATGGTGGAAATTCGATGATTGCTAGTTTACTATCTGCTGCTTTATTGATTCGTGTGGCACGAGAAAGCAGTGAAGCCGATGTAGTACCGTTGCGAGAAGAACCAGAGAACAGGCGAAGACGAAGATTTTTCCAGAGAAATAATCTCAGTTGAGAACCTTAGAAGAGGGATTGGGGATTGGGCGTGGGAAAAGAATTATTTTTGTTGCTTTAAATTTCTAGTTGTTTATTGTAGTACGGGCTTCTAGCCCGTCCATTCCAGTAGGACGGGCTAGAAGCCCGTACCACAAGAAGTAGATTGGAGATTTTTTAATTTGGAAGTCCCTTACTAAGGCTTTAGCTCCTCCTTCAGCTTGACCAATTTAATTTCTTCTTGCCCTGCAACACCCAATCGGCGAAGGTTAACAGTACCATTGACTTTTTCTTGTTCGCCAACTACCGCAATCAAAGGAACTTTTTTTGCTGAGAGTTCTCGAATCTTTTTAGAAATCGTGCGCTCGCCAACGTAAAGTTCTGTTCTAATTCCCATTGACTCGATCTCTTGTGCGATCGCTTCTGCCCAATCTGCAGATTTTTCCGAAATCGAAGCGACAGCAATTTGAACTGGAGCTAACCAAAGAGGCAATGCACCCTCTTGATTCTCCAACAAAATTCCGATCCAGCGTTCAAGAGAGCCTAAAACTGCCTGGTGTAAGATGACTGGTTGTTCAAGTTGCCCATCTTTATTGACAAAAGAAAGCTCAAAAATTTGGGGGAGGTTAAAGTCAACTTGAATTGTGCCGCACTGCCAAGATCTTCCAAGACGATCTTCCAGGCTAACCTCGATTTTAGGCCCATAAAAAGCGCCTTCTCCCGGTAATATCTCGTAAGCATATCCTAAAGCTTGGCATGCTCCTATCAGTGCTGCCTCCGATTTGTCCCAAAGCGTGTCAGAACCCAATCGCTGTTGTGGTCTTGTAGAAATCCGGATAGCAAAATTTTTGTAGCCAAATGCTGAATAAACTTCATTTACCATCTTGAGAAAGTTATTAATCTCGTTCGTCAAATCCATTTCTTGACAGAAAATATGGGCATCATCCTGTACAAACTGACGCAGGCGCATACAACCAGATAAAGAGCCAGAAGGTTCATTGCGATGAACAATACCAAACTCCATCAGTCGCATGGGAATTTCTCGATAACTCCGCTTGCGTGATTTGTAAATAGCAATGTGAGCCGGACAAGACATTGGTTTTAAAGCATAATCGATAGCTTCTAATTCTGGGTTTTCTACATCAGCGTGTTTATCTTGGTTGATGCTACCCACAAAAAACATATTGTTGCCAAATTTTTCCCAGTGACCGGATTTTTCCCAAAGTGAACGGCTCAATACTAAAGGCGATCTCACTTCCTCAAACCCGTGAGACTGATAAACTTGCCGCATGTAGTCTTCGATAACCCGGAAGAGTCTCAAACCCATGGGATGCCAGAAAACCATACCCGGACTGTGTTCTTCAAAATGAAACAGATCCATATTTTTAGCAAGAACTCGATGGTCGTACATTGTCGTCAATCTCCAAGCGTGTTGTTTACAAATAAAAATCCCCTCCGGGTTAGCCTGGAGGGGTGAATCTTGCTTGCACGCAACAAATCACTTCACGTCCCTCTAGGCGCGATCGCGGTAGTAGTGGTAGTGGTTGTTATGAAGTGAGTGAAAAACGTCATTTGTTTGCGTACTTCGATAGTTAGATTCTTGTTGTTTGCTGTATTTACAAGCAATCTTCTGTAAAAACTAAAACCCCCCAAGCAATTACCAGGAGGGTTTCCAGCCTTGTTATTTGTGAGTCAACATACTCGCCTCACAACCCTCCCAGATTGATAATCAGGGTAGTTCGTGTTTTGGTTGTTAGACGGATCTGAAGTTGCATAACTGGCACTCTTATGTTTGCTCAATAGAATTTGCGGTGCATATCTTAAGTTGTAAACAAACCTACAGCATTTGTCAACTCCATGGTAATCGGTTGACATTACTCTTCTATTAATTGTTTGAGTTCATTGAGATTAGAGGAAAACTTCAGTTCATGCACAAATGAAGCACAAGTTAGCATGGAATGCGATAGCGCGTGCTTTTGATAGCGCACTCATACGGAAGTAGGTAGGTAAAGTTGGTGCTAATGATACAATTATTTAACAAATGGCAACATTTACTTGCATCTTTTGACATTAAGCCAGATATCGCCCACGTGACATTTACTCAAATAGTCACAGCTTACTCTTTTCCCGAACGTTATTATCATACGCTAGAACACATAGAACACGTTCTCAATATAATAGAAACTTTGCAAGACCAAACTAAAGATATGACTGTTGTTCAACTTGCTGTGTGGTTTCATGACTTGGTTTATGACACTCAAGCAAATGATAATGAAGAAAGAAGTGCTGAATATGCAAGTGATTGGCTCGCATCCCTGGGGTTTTCCTCAAGGATTATTGCTACCGTAAGCCGTTTTATTTTGAGTACTAAATCTCATCAAGCTGCACCAGATGATTTTGAGTGTCAGGTTTTTCTAGATGCAGATCTGGCAATATTAGGCAGTCCTCCTGTTGAATACGGTCATTATGCTGTCGCAATTCGTCAAGAATATGCCTGGTTACCAGAAGCAGAGTATCTTGTGGGAAGAAAGCGGGTTTTGCAGAGATTTTTGCAACGCGATCGCATTTACTACACAGAATCAATGTTTCAGGCTTTTGAGTTATCTGCTCGTTCTAATATTTTGCAAGAAATACAGCAGATATAGCAATCCTATTTGATTTTTGAAATATACATAGGTAGGGCTAATGCCCACCATAAATCATTTATGATTCCTATAAATGTTTGTAAGTAGCTAGAAACATAAATTTTGTAGATAATTAAAGGTTTTTAAAGGCAAAATGTTATTAAAATCCTGGTTTTTTGCGAGCAATATACCTGTTTCTTCTGCGTTCAAGGGCTTAGAAAACAGGTACCCTTGTGCAAAAGCGCATTGTAACAGCTTAAGTTGTGTCCACTGCTCCATTGTTTCCACTCCTTCAGCAACAACACTCAACCCTAAATGAGAACCTAGGGTGACAATGGCTCGAACGATCGCTAAACGTTCATTATCGCTATCAATTTGATTGATAAAAGAACGATCTATCTTCAAAACATCAATGGGAAAACGATGTAAATAGGCAAGGGATGAGTAACCTGTTCCAAAGTCATCAATGCACAATTGTATTCCAAAAGCTTTCAATTGCTTAAGCACAGTAGCTGCTGTTTCAGGACTTGCCATAATTGTGCTTTCGGTAATTTCCAGCTTTAAGCTGCTCGGAGCAAGCTTAGTTTCTTCTAAAATCTGGCTAATTTGCTTAACAAGATTGGGTTGGGAAAATTGTTTGGCAGAAAGGTTAACACTGATGCTCAAGGACTCAAGAGCAGGAAATTGTTTTTGCCATTGTCGTAACTGTTGACAAGATTCACGAAGTACCCACTGACCAATTGAGACAATCAGCCCTGTCTCTTCTGCTATTGGAATAAACTTGTCTGGAGAAATCATTCCTTGCTGGGGGTGTTGCCAACGAACCAGTGCTTCAAATCCTGTAATAGCTCCTGTGGAAACTGATACAATTGGTTGGTAGTAAACGCGCAACTCTTGCCGTTCTAGCGCTCGACGCAATTGAGTCTCTAACTGTAGCAGTGCTACTGCTTGATCGTACATGACAGTATCAAACACGATATGCCCGCTTTTACCTTGCTCTTTGGCACGGTAAAGAGCCGTGTCAGCATCTCGAAGCACATCTGCAGGTTGGTCATACTGAGTTTTACCTACGGCAATGCCAATACTGGCACTTGTAAAAACTTCAGATCCACTTAAGTTAAAGGGGGATTTGAGTACGTGATGAATGCGTTCTGCAACAAGAGTAGCATCCTCGATAGTTTGAATGTGAGAAAGCAGGATGGTAAACTCATCTCCCCCCAAACGAGCAACGGTATCGTTCTGTCGCAAGCAGCTTTGCAAACGTTGAGCGATCGCAACTAGGAGTTGGTCGCCCACTGCGTGTCCTAAACTATCGTTAACAACCTTAAAACGATCCAGATCCAGAAACAGAACAGCAAACAAATTTTCTGGGTGGCATTTGACTTGGGCGATTGCTTGTCCAAGCCTTTCCATAAACAACACTCGGTTAGGTAGTCCCGTTAAAGCATCATAAAAAGCTTGATAGGCTAGCTTTTCCTCCATATGTTTGCGCTCGGTAATGTTAGTAACCATTCCTAAAACCCCAGCATAATTTTTCTGTTCGTCAAACAAGGGAGCACAAGAAACAATCGCCCACAGAGCCGAACCATCTTTACATCGAAATTTAAAATCGTGCATCTCGTGAATACCTTGATGACGACGTTCTAAATAGGTGTTAGTAATTGCCACTCCTTCTTCATCCATAAAGGAGAACAAAGTCTTGCCAAGCATTTCCTCAGTTGTGTAGCCCAACATACTTGCCATTTGTTGGTTGACAAAAGTGGTTTGGTTGTCTTGATTGAGTAACCAAATTCCTTCCCCTGCCGTTTCTACAATTCTGCGGTATTGTTCCTCCCGTTGCCGTAACGCAAGAAGAGCCTCCTGGCGTTGAGTAATATCAGTCTGAACGCCAATAAAGTGAGTTAAGTATCCAAGAGAATCAAATACGGGAGCTATATAAAGTTCATTCCAAAACAGAGTGCCATCTTTGCGGTAATTACGTAAAGTCACGTGGCAATCTCTTTGTTCTATCATGGCATGACGCAGATCGTTAAGGGCTGGCTGATTCTGCTCGTTTCCTTGCAAGAAACGACAGTTCTGTCCGAGAATTTCACTAGCTTGGTAACCTGTGATTTTCTCAAACGCTGAATTGACATAAATGATCGGATTGTCTGGTTGAAGGGCATCGGTTAAAACAATTCCGTTGCTGCTGGCTGCGATCGCACGTTCCATCAAATGCAAGCGTTCCTCAGATTCCTTGCGATCGATTGCCAGTGCCAAGACATTGGCGACAGATTGAAGGAAATAGCGATCGTCATCAGTGAATATTCGATCTTGAGTTACATACGCTCCTATAATGCCAAAGACTTTTCCTTGAGTAGCGATCGCAATGCTAATACCGCTAACCACTCGGTGATTGTGCAGTAGGGGAGAACCATCAAATCGGCTTTCTACTCGCAAATCATCAACAATCACTGGCTTTGAAGTTAGCAGAGTATGACCGAAGAGAGAACTTGGCTCAGTCCCTGTCATTGCCGATCCCACTAACCCTTCATGCCAGCCCACCCCTGCTTGAAGCAGTAAAATATTACCTCCTGGCAAAAGTTCTAAAATTCCGCTAAGTTTTACATCCAGAACTTGAGCAACTAAATGAACAGTTTCGTCCATCAGTACTGACAGATTGGTGTTAGCCAATGCTCTCTGTGCCAATTCCGCTATAGCTCTTTGTTGTTTTAGTTCTTGCAAGTCTACTTTTGACTGCTGACAAATTTCTAATTCCATCTGTAGCTCGCGATGAGTCTTCTGACATTGAGGACTGCATTCCTGAGCCAGCTGTACCAACTTTTTGTTTGCCCTATTTAGCCTATGCTGATTTTTGTACGCGTAGCGACGAGTCAAAACCATTGCCAGAGTTATATAAATCGAAAGGGAATCGAAACTTGACATTTAACCTTTTTGGCAAGCTTGGACAAGCTACTTCACAGCACACCCACACCAGTAGAAGAGAAAGACGTAATTTTGCTCAAATCTTTGTATAAATGAAAATTATTTTTAATTCGATTTAAGCAACATTACGTAAAAACAAATGTTCTAGTAATTTAGAACAAACGACTAGAAACAAAACAACTATTTTAAATAGACTTTTTTAACTGGGTTAGCACTTTTATGTTGATTGTCACAGCTATTTCTTAAGGTCTTCTTAACTTTACTCCAGAGAAGAGAGAATGTTATCTTTTTTACCAAAAATTCATATCAAATTCGTATTTCTTAACTTTGATGTAAGCGTTCGGTTTTTGTCATTGCTAAAATGTAGTGTCAATTTGATTATCAAGAGCAATTCGGGCGTTGCTTCATTGTTGTACGTTCGCTCATTTTTGAAAGGTGTGAGGTAATTAGGGTCATTGACTTGGCACAGGAAGCAACGATGTTTCTTGGCTATAAGGTTCAGTAAAAAAAACAAAGTAAAAAGGCTGAAAGCCGCTACAATCCCTATCTCGTTATGGCAAAGAGTTTTATCTCAAAATACATATTTAGGTGTGATTAATTAACATCACACCCTTTTTATTATTAGTAGTCAATCGCTTGGTTGGTCCAGAACCAGATTTCTGCGACCTTAGATTTATCTATGAAGTACTTTATCCTTGACTTGACATTTCAGTACAGAAAGAGCGCCGAGAGTGCTGAAGACCAGTAAGCTAAAGATGGA
This genomic interval from Scytonema hofmannii PCC 7110 contains the following:
- a CDS encoding LysR substrate-binding domain-containing protein, with translation MTFEQLRIFLAVAELMHFTRAAESLYITQPAVSAAIQSLETEYGVKLFHRIGRHIEITDAGKLLQLEAQKILDQVSLTQRGLRELNNMQRGELKLGSSLTIGNYWLPEKISQFNRQYPGIHINCTLGNAEEICEGTATGLFDFGLVTGDVKVSLRNYLEKEVVGSDRLQIVVGKSHPWFGRREISLAELLTTTWVMRESGSGAQQMFEQALQNWGIDPTELDVVLVLSSSEMVKAVVESGIGTAAIPELMVKKELQLSTLHAVRVVDKDVGTKLEIVQPVWKLKHLQRFQTRVASAFEQILSQCSLGV
- a CDS encoding YidH family protein encodes the protein MTTDAPEKPEKPKSPSADRVREHLANERTYLAWMRSGISLMGFGVLIVRIRILRPPLAPQGPGNGWKLGLAFSLVGLLTVMLSTQHYLVVRRDIDEDAYEPADRWVILSSLAVILLGIGVVYYVFTIPLDSLNSVIVE
- a CDS encoding RrF2 family transcriptional regulator, whose product is MNSSILIKDLNSQNYTLLDLSSKVEYALLALLELASNKGKRQPLTMSEITARQPIPERYLEQILTSLRRGGLVQSHRGSRGGFVLVREPWQITLLEIVTVVEGERKERESSLPPTLEKNLVHEVWDRANNAAIEVLRHYTLQDLCQEREARIQQGPMYYI
- a CDS encoding FtsW/RodA/SpoVE family cell cycle protein, with the protein product MNLRRLIPFFDDSVSSWALEARLLRWLTLIWLFVGLIVLFSASYAVADDRHNDGLYYFKRQVLWVFVALIIFNIIVNLPLRRIVNISHWFVILLLGLIFLTLIPGLGRKAFDASRWIAIGSIPIQPSELIKPFLVLQSARLFGQWERLSWRVRFFWLGIFCLIIVGILIQPNLSTAALCGMTIWLIALAAGLPYKYLGGTAVGGVLLAVLSISIKEYQRKRVLSFLNPWADPTGDGYQLVQSLLAVGSGRQWGSGFGLSQQKLFYLPIQDTDFIFAVFAEEFGFVGSMVLLVLLALYATLGLIIALKTKHSVYRLVAIGVTVLMVGQSLLHVGVTTGALPTTGLPLPMFSYGGNSMIASLLSAALLIRVARESSEADVVPLREEPENRRRRRFFQRNNLS
- the thrS gene encoding threonine--tRNA ligase; this translates as MYDHRVLAKNMDLFHFEEHSPGMVFWHPMGLRLFRVIEDYMRQVYQSHGFEEVRSPLVLSRSLWEKSGHWEKFGNNMFFVGSINQDKHADVENPELEAIDYALKPMSCPAHIAIYKSRKRSYREIPMRLMEFGIVHRNEPSGSLSGCMRLRQFVQDDAHIFCQEMDLTNEINNFLKMVNEVYSAFGYKNFAIRISTRPQQRLGSDTLWDKSEAALIGACQALGYAYEILPGEGAFYGPKIEVSLEDRLGRSWQCGTIQVDFNLPQIFELSFVNKDGQLEQPVILHQAVLGSLERWIGILLENQEGALPLWLAPVQIAVASISEKSADWAEAIAQEIESMGIRTELYVGERTISKKIRELSAKKVPLIAVVGEQEKVNGTVNLRRLGVAGQEEIKLVKLKEELKP
- a CDS encoding EAL domain-containing protein; its protein translation is MELEICQQSKVDLQELKQQRAIAELAQRALANTNLSVLMDETVHLVAQVLDVKLSGILELLPGGNILLLQAGVGWHEGLVGSAMTGTEPSSLFGHTLLTSKPVIVDDLRVESRFDGSPLLHNHRVVSGISIAIATQGKVFGIIGAYVTQDRIFTDDDRYFLQSVANVLALAIDRKESEERLHLMERAIAASSNGIVLTDALQPDNPIIYVNSAFEKITGYQASEILGQNCRFLQGNEQNQPALNDLRHAMIEQRDCHVTLRNYRKDGTLFWNELYIAPVFDSLGYLTHFIGVQTDITQRQEALLALRQREEQYRRIVETAGEGIWLLNQDNQTTFVNQQMASMLGYTTEEMLGKTLFSFMDEEGVAITNTYLERRHQGIHEMHDFKFRCKDGSALWAIVSCAPLFDEQKNYAGVLGMVTNITERKHMEEKLAYQAFYDALTGLPNRVLFMERLGQAIAQVKCHPENLFAVLFLDLDRFKVVNDSLGHAVGDQLLVAIAQRLQSCLRQNDTVARLGGDEFTILLSHIQTIEDATLVAERIHHVLKSPFNLSGSEVFTSASIGIAVGKTQYDQPADVLRDADTALYRAKEQGKSGHIVFDTVMYDQAVALLQLETQLRRALERQELRVYYQPIVSVSTGAITGFEALVRWQHPQQGMISPDKFIPIAEETGLIVSIGQWVLRESCQQLRQWQKQFPALESLSISVNLSAKQFSQPNLVKQISQILEETKLAPSSLKLEITESTIMASPETAATVLKQLKAFGIQLCIDDFGTGYSSLAYLHRFPIDVLKIDRSFINQIDSDNERLAIVRAIVTLGSHLGLSVVAEGVETMEQWTQLKLLQCAFAQGYLFSKPLNAEETGILLAKNQDFNNILPLKTFNYLQNLCF